Proteins encoded together in one Lathyrus oleraceus cultivar Zhongwan6 chromosome 5, CAAS_Psat_ZW6_1.0, whole genome shotgun sequence window:
- the LOC127084703 gene encoding protein YELLOW LEAF 1, choloroplastic: MLTTSAVASLPKLTPVRRGGNCIEENVVPTSIFSRGLLNVNNSISLSRTQFPFDRRARSTQAATIICAAALDARCGAEQTQTVTREAPTITHLPGKEKSPQIDDGGSGFPPRDDDDGGGGGGGGGNWSGGFFFFGFLAFLGFLKDKEGEDEDYSNRRRR, encoded by the exons ATGTTGACCACTAGTGCAGTTGCATCTTTGCCCAAATTAACACCAG TGAGAAGAGGTGGAAACTGCATTGAAGAGAACGTTGTTCCTACATCTATATTTTCAAGAGGATTACTGAATGTTAATAACTCAATATCATTGAGTCGCACACAGTTTCCATTTGATAGAAGAGCCCGTTCTACTCAGGCAGCAACTATAATATGTGCTGCAGCTTTG GATGCAAGATGTGGTGCAGAGCAAACTCAGACTGTTACTCGAGAGGCTCCGACAATCACTCATCTTCCCG GTAAGGAGAAGTCCCCACAAATTGATGATGGCGGATCTGGATTTCCACCTCGTGATGATGATGATGGCGGGGGAGGAGGTGGAGGTGGAGGCAATTGGTCTGGTGGATTTTTCTTTTTTGGGTTTCTTGCTTTTCTTGGCTTCTTAAAGGATAAAGAAGGTGAAGACGAAGATTACAGCAACCGAAGAAGGCGGTGA